A genome region from Sphingobium sp. WTD-1 includes the following:
- a CDS encoding transposase domain-containing protein: MAKSRASADQFAFAFEAPQRATLPAALAGVDARVARTVAEVLRHDDRDRTVIAAEMTVLLAESEDMVTARLVFADLFQKWGIPKGLLSDNGRAFASKWLTGGARTRFRFKIRDEDPLGVLTALGITVHWAKPYRGQSKPIERGFRDFCDAIAKHPAFDGAYTGNTPLAKPEDYGSRAIDIETFWRDFVGAAPVVVAAGADLGTDPAPGTGGADKLSADEIAACALMGVSEEAMLAEKKLQKGAAA, encoded by the coding sequence TTGGCTAAATCGCGCGCCTCTGCCGACCAGTTCGCCTTCGCGTTCGAAGCGCCGCAGCGGGCTACGCTGCCGGCGGCGCTGGCCGGCGTGGACGCACGGGTCGCGCGGACGGTGGCCGAAGTGCTGAGGCATGACGATCGCGACCGGACGGTTATCGCGGCCGAGATGACGGTGCTGCTGGCCGAGAGCGAGGACATGGTGACTGCGCGCCTGGTGTTCGCCGACCTCTTCCAGAAATGGGGAATCCCCAAGGGGCTGCTCTCCGATAATGGCCGCGCCTTCGCCTCCAAATGGCTGACCGGCGGCGCCAGGACGCGTTTCCGCTTCAAGATCAGGGATGAAGACCCTCTGGGCGTGCTGACCGCGCTGGGCATCACCGTCCATTGGGCCAAGCCCTATCGCGGCCAGTCCAAGCCGATAGAGCGCGGCTTTCGCGACTTCTGCGATGCGATCGCCAAGCATCCGGCCTTTGATGGCGCCTATACCGGCAACACGCCGCTGGCCAAGCCTGAAGATTACGGTTCGCGCGCGATCGATATCGAGACGTTCTGGCGCGACTTTGTCGGTGCGGCGCCCGTCGTGGTCGCTGCCGGCGCCGACCTGGGCACCGACCCGGCACCGGGCACGGGTGGTGCCGACAAGCTCAGCGCCGACGAGATCGCGGCCTGCGCCCTGATGGGGGTCAGTGAGGAAGCGATGCTCGCCGAGAAGAAGCTGCAGAAGGGAGCCGCCGCATGA
- a CDS encoding Mu-like prophage major head subunit gpT family protein — protein MEINTGNLRTLGTGFSAAFRGGLGMAPPQHLEIASVVPSSTGKNEYGWLNQVRGMREWLGDRVLNQISQSDYTIKNKDWEDTIEVERNDIEDDNLGQYGMLFTEMGRAAAAHPCELVFALMKAGFTTPCYDGQYYFDTDHPVLDANGNVTSVANTDGGAGAPWFLIDVSRVLKPIIFQERKKVQFITKDNPNDENVFWRKKFVYGADARYNVGFGFWQFAWGSKQPLTAANYAAARAALMGMKGDYGRPLGLLTGAKPLLLCAPSLESAALKIVNNELGADGETNEWKDTARVLPSAWLA, from the coding sequence ATGGAAATCAATACCGGCAATCTGCGCACGCTCGGGACCGGCTTTTCCGCCGCCTTCCGGGGTGGCCTCGGCATGGCGCCGCCGCAACATCTCGAAATCGCCAGCGTGGTCCCGTCTTCCACCGGCAAGAATGAATATGGCTGGCTCAACCAGGTGCGCGGCATGCGCGAATGGCTGGGCGACCGTGTTCTCAACCAGATCAGCCAGTCCGACTACACGATCAAGAACAAGGATTGGGAAGACACGATCGAGGTCGAGCGCAACGACATCGAGGACGACAATCTCGGTCAGTATGGCATGCTCTTTACCGAGATGGGCCGCGCCGCCGCCGCGCATCCCTGCGAACTGGTGTTCGCCCTGATGAAGGCGGGCTTCACGACGCCCTGCTATGACGGCCAATATTATTTCGACACCGACCATCCGGTGCTGGATGCCAATGGCAACGTCACTTCGGTCGCTAATACCGATGGCGGTGCCGGCGCGCCCTGGTTCCTGATCGACGTCAGCCGCGTACTGAAGCCGATCATCTTCCAGGAGCGCAAGAAGGTCCAGTTCATCACGAAGGACAACCCGAACGACGAAAATGTCTTCTGGCGCAAGAAGTTCGTCTACGGCGCCGACGCGCGCTACAATGTCGGTTTCGGCTTCTGGCAATTCGCCTGGGGCAGCAAGCAGCCGCTGACTGCCGCCAACTATGCCGCTGCCCGCGCCGCATTGATGGGCATGAAGGGCGACTATGGCCGCCCGCTCGGCCTTCTGACCGGCGCGAAGCCGCTGCTCCTCTGTGCGCCCTCGCTCGAAAGCGCGGCCCTCAAGATCGTCAATAACGAGCTGGGCGCCGACGGCGAGACCAACGAATGGAAGGACACGGCGCGGGTACTCCCCTCGGCGTGGCTCGCCTAA